One window from the genome of Entelurus aequoreus isolate RoL-2023_Sb linkage group LG04, RoL_Eaeq_v1.1, whole genome shotgun sequence encodes:
- the si:ch211-51e12.7 gene encoding uncharacterized protein si:ch211-51e12.7 has protein sequence MDGDTKEKVANISKTTRKGESERRTFTENKFRGRGFQGRGRMGSMSRGGGRGTMKVIGPPFHWRGPMKDGAMNGFSPMRGMGRMRPYPELRGHRGRHGPIGMGPLPPPMHFRGPFPPMPRHGPPPLPPPGHLAFRGHLPHPRGRGMPVPGPPRHFHPRGPRGYHNGPVYPPPHPPHGRGQRWPGPTAGRHF, from the exons ATGGATGGAGACACTAAAGAGAAGGTGGCGAACATCTCTAAGACAACTCGTAAGGGGGAGTCTGAGAGGCGAACCTTTACAGAAAACAAATTCAG AGGTCGAGGTTTCCAAGGCCGTGGTCGAATGGGTTCTATGAGCCGAGGTGGTGGACGGGGCACGATGAAAGTCATCGGTCCACCTTTTCACTGGAGGGGTCCAATGAAGGATGGAGCGATGAACGGCTTTTCCCCCATGAG AGGAATGGGGAGAATGCGACCCTACCCTGAACTCAGAGGTCATCGAGGTAGGCATGGACCAATAGGCATGGGTCCTCTGCCTCCCCCCATGCACTTTAGAGGTCCCTTCCCGCCCATGCCCAG ACACGGCCCTCCTCCACTGCCACCTCCAGGCCACCTGGCTTTTAGAGGGCATCTTCCACACCCCAGAGGCCGTGGCATGCCTGTCCCCGGCCCCCCTCGTCACTTCCACCCCAGAGGTCCAAGAGG CTACCACAATGGACCAGTGTATCCTCCGCCTCACCCTCCACATGGCAGAGGCCAGAGGTGGCCGGGGCCCACTGCTGGCCGCCACTTTTAA